A window of the Solea senegalensis isolate Sse05_10M unplaced genomic scaffold, IFAPA_SoseM_1 scf7180000014214, whole genome shotgun sequence genome harbors these coding sequences:
- the LOC122760951 gene encoding ankyrin repeat domain-containing protein 50-like: protein FLSGFRKISLDDLRKAYIVKDVQQYILHRLDQEEALRQHLTKETAEMLNQLHIKSSGCFLYLERVLDGVVENFIMLREIRDIPGTLNGLYLWLCQRLFVRKQFAKVQPILNVILATCRPLTVKELYHAVWTKNMTTTMEDFQKKMDILSKLLVDGLGGTKILFHYSFAEWLLDVKHCTQKYLCNAAEGHRMLAMSYTCRAKQLKPLEVQEFALHLVNSNLQIEPFNLALWMVWNGTPAKDSLTTSIPREQEVLQLLVKAGAHVNNEDDHASCIVQQALEREDSIRTLLDNGASVNQCDSSGRTLLANAAYSGNLDVVNLLISRGANMELEDNHGQTALTLAARQGHTKVVNCLIGCEANINHTDHDGWTALRSAAWGGHSEVVSALLYAGAKVDCTDADGRTALRAAAWGGHEDIVLNLLQHGAEVNKADNEGRTALIAAAYMGHREIVEHLLDHGAEVNHEDVDGRTALSVAALCVPASKGHASVVSLLIDRGAEVDHCDKDCMTPLLVAGYEGHVDVVDLLLEGGADVDHTDNNGRTPLLAAASMGHASVVNTLLFWGAAVDSIDSEGRTVLSIASAQGNVEVVRTLLDRGLDENHRDDAGWTPLHMASFEGHRQVCDALIEQGARCTEVDNDGRIPLILAAQEGHYDCVQILLENKSCIDQRGYDGRNALRVAALEGHRDIVELLLSHGGDIDYKDADGRPTLYILALENQLAMTEYFLENGANVEASDTEGRTGLHVSCWLGHVEMVRLLINYHADVNACDNEKRSALQSAAWQGHTKAVQFLIESGTHVDHTCNQGATALGIAAQEGHIDVVQILLENGADPNHADQFGRTAMRVAAKGGHSMIIKLLEKYGATTLNGCSPSPVHTLEEKTPLGVTGKMQSLTIKSSSSGSTGAGDLQSSGRGLNNGPVHAFSSPSESPDSTVDRQKSSLSNNSLKSSKNSSLRTTSSTATAQTVPIDSFHGLTFTEQIQQHSLPRSRSRQSIVSPSSTTKSIGQQPSSPSNDFDWSQLKPGLKSTKGSKSGNGTSNNKSSDKKKNKNSGSTQGQVLEYEMTQFDKRIAFNKSVANISVKDPHCKIMIGGSLQQERGQVQDQFFIQQQSCAEKKRNGIMTNPNYHLQGNQVFLGRVVSRTAQNRGHEDVLENYPIGETELSLKQALKLQIEGSDPGFNYKKETPL from the coding sequence tttctttcaggttTCCGCAAAATCAGCCTCGACGATCTACGAAAGGCCTACATTGTCAAGGATGTGCAGCAGTACATCCTCCACAGGCTGGATCAGGAGGAGGCCCTGAGGCAGCATCTCACCAAAGAGACCGCGGAGATGCTCAACCAACTTCACATCAAAAGCAGCGGCTGCTTCCTCTACCTGGAGCGCGTGTTGGACGGAGTGGTGGAAAACTTCATCATGCTCCGCGAGATACGCGACATCCCCGGCACGCTCAATGGCCTCTACCTGTGGCTCTGCCAGAGACTATTTGTCAGAAAACAGTTTGCCAAAGTTCAACCCATCCTAAACGTAATCCTGGCAACTTGCAGACCACTCACAGTCAAAGAACTGTACCATGCAGTCTGGACCAAAAATATGACCACGACTATGGAGGACTTTCAGAAAAAGATGGACATTCTCTCCAAGTTGTTAGTCGATGGTCTTGGGGGCACTAAAATCCTGTTTCACTACAGTTTTGCAGAGTGGCTACTGGATGTGAAGCATTGCACCCAGAAGTACTTGTGCAATGCGGCAGAAGGACACAGGATGTTGGCGATGAGTTACACCTGCAGAGCAAAGCAGCTAAAACCACTCGAGGTGCAAGAGTTTGCACTACACCTGGTCAATTCCAATCTGCAGATAGAGCCGTTCAACCTGGCTCTTTGGATGGTTTGGAATGGAACTCCTGCTAAAGACTCTCTCACCACATCTATACCAAGAGAGCAGGAAGTCCTTCAGCTTCTGGTCAAAGCTGGAGCGCATGTTAACAATGAGGACGATCACGCCTCATGTATTGTCCAGCAGGCCCTGGAAAGGGAGGACTCGATAAGGACATTGCTTGACAATGGGGCATCAGTGAACCAGTGCGACTCGAGTGGAAGAACTCTGCTGGCCAACGCTGCGTACAGCGGAAACCTCGATGTGGTCAACTTGCTCATTTCCAGAGGTGCAAACATGGAGCTGGAGGACAACCACGGACAAACAGCACTTACTCTTGCTGCGAGGCAGGGCCATACCAAAGTGGTCAACTGCCTAATTGGTTGTGAGGCCAACATCAACCACACGGATCATGATGGATGGACGGCCCTCCGCTCAGCAGCCTGGGGTGGACATTCAGAGGTTGTATCTGCTCTGCTCTACGCCGGTGCCAAAGTGGACTGTACCGATGCTGATGGCAGAACCGCTCTGAGAGCTGCAGCTTGGGGAGGTCATGAAGATATCGTGTTGAACCTGCTGCAGCACGGGGCTGAGGTCAACAAAGCAGACAATGAAGGACGGACAGCTCTCATTGCTGCAGCTTACATGGGGCACAGAGAGATTGTCGAGCACCTCTTAGACCATGGGGCTGAAGTTAATCATGAAGATGTGGACGGAAGGACTGCCCTCTCAGTCGCTGCTCTCTGTGTGCCTGCAAGTAAAGGTCACGCGTCTGTGGTGAGCCTTCTCATCGACAGGGGAGCAGAGGTTGACCACTGTGACAAAGACTGCATGACTCCCCTCCTCGTGGCTGGCTATGAAGGACACGTCGATGTAGTTGATCTGCTTTTGGAAGGCGGAGCCGATGTGGATCACACGGACAACAATGGCCGCACCCCTCTTCTTGCTGCTGCATCAATGGGCCACGCCTCAGTTGTCAACACCTTACTCTTCTGGGGTGCTGCTGTTGACAGCATCGACAGCGAGGGAAGGACTGTGCTGAGCATCGCATCTGCTCAGGGTAACGTGGAGGTGGTCAGAACTCTGCTGGACAGAGGTCTGGACGAGAATCACAGGGATGACGCAGGCTGGACCCCGCTTCACATGGCTTCATTCGAGGGCCATCGCCAAGTGTGCGATGCCCTCATCGAGCAAGGCGCTCGTTGTACAGAGGTAGATAACGATGGTAGAATACCGCTGATATTAGCTGCACAAGAGGGACATTATGACTGTGTGCAAATTCTTCTGGAAAACAAGTCATGCATTGACCAGAGGGGATATGATGGGAGGAATGCTCTCAGGGTGGCTGCACTGGAAGGCCACAGGGACATTGTTGAACTGCTGCTGAGCCACGGAGGGGATATCGATTACAAAGACGCAGATGGGCGTCCAACACTCTACATATTGGCACTTGAAAATCAGCTGGCCATGACGGAGTATTTCCTTGAAAACGGGGCAAATGTGGAAGCTTCTGACACTGAAGGCAGAACGGGCCTACACGTCTCCTGTTGGCTAGGACATGTTGAAATGGTGAGGCTGCTGATAAACTATCATGCTGATGTGAATGCCTGCGACAATGAGAAGCGATCTGCCCTCCAGTCTGCCGCGTGGCAAGGCCACACGAAAGCCGTACAGTTTCTGATAGAGAGTGGCACACATGTTGACCACACATGCAACCAGGGGGCAACAGCACTAGGCATAGCCGCACAGGAGGGTCACATTGACGTTGTGCAAATACTTCTTGAAAATGGCGCTGACCCCAACCACGCTGACCAGTTTGGACGCACCGCAATGAGAGTGGCAGCAAAAGGTGGCCATTCAATGATCATAAAACTCCTGGAAAAGTATGGGGCCACAACGCTAAACGGCTGCAGTCCCTCTCCTGTACACActttagaagaaaaaacaccatTAGGAGTGACTGGGAAAATGCAGTCCCTCACCATTAAATCAAGTAGTTCTGGCAGCACCGGTGCAGGAGATCTGCAATCATCTGGACGTGGTCTGAACAACGGACCCGTCCATGCTTTCAGTTCGCCCTCAGAATCTCCCGATTCCACTGTAGATAGGCAAAAGTCCTCCTTGTCAAACAACTCCCTCAAGAGTTCAAAGAACTCGTCCCTGAGAACGACATCATCGACGGCCACGGCGCAGACCGTGCCGATCGACAGTTTTCACGGACTTACGTTCACAGAACAAATCCAGCAGCACTCACTGCCCCGTAGCCGCAGCAGGCAGTCCATCGTGTCCCCTTCCTCAACAACCAAGTCCATTGGTCAGCAGCCATCGTCTCCGTCCAATGACTTTGACTGGTCTCAGTTAAAACCTGGTCTCAAATCAACAAAGGGAAGCAAGAGCGGAAACGGGACATCAAACAATAAGAGCTcggacaagaagaagaacaagaacagcGGATCGACGCAAGGGCAAGTTTTGGAGTATGAGATGACACAGTTTGACAAGCGGATCGCCTTCAACAAATCAGTAGCCAACATTTCGGTGAAGGATCCCCACTGTAAGATCATGATTGGCGGCTCACTTCAGCAGGAGAGGGGACAAGTCCAGGATCAGTTCTTTATCCAGCAGCAGAGCTgcgcagagaagaagagaaacggCATCATGACCAACCCCAACTATCATCTACAGGGTAATCAGGTTTTCCTGGGTAGGGTAGTTTCTCGGACTGCACAGAACAGAGGCCACGAGGATGTTCTAGAGAACTATCCCATAGGGGAAACCGAGCTAAGCCTTAAACAAGCCCTGAAACTGCAGATTGAAGGATCAGACCCTGGGTTTAACTACAAAAAGGAGACTCCGTTATAG